In Fusarium verticillioides 7600 chromosome 4, whole genome shotgun sequence, the following proteins share a genomic window:
- a CDS encoding ubiquitin carboxyl-terminal hydrolase 22/27/51 (At least one base has a quality score < 10): MSDDDTRSLEHQVKSPVPGSPMFGCEHVQLLLSKNQEVMNSSITHYKLILRNIFDATPIVPQTSTQEGRPVTTLTSNYLCLQCPMTVSEEDRLKHGTKKQHRFYVDSRSGCLYCQMCDDFVWDPTLEELRVRKIGTGSFSGRKRKHNELFSDSMKDDPRYITNNTTTASCRANGLRGIYNAGATCYQNVVLQSFLHNPLLRNFYLSDGHQSNDCQVSHCLSCAMDDMFQDFYALENTNGYTAANILSGFWISEKKAFENLVTTKEQDAHEFFQFLAEELHERNGDGKKPEIGSEHSCNCIMHQTFYGKMQTTTTCQNCSGQSNSIQSFLDLSLGLENVVQKKSKRTGQKKPSLTLQDCLDEEYIKYDKCEYRCNNCNGTQQAKRHTSIKRLPNVLSIQLKVSVVGGL, from the exons ATGTCTGACGACGACACCCGCTCACTAGAACATCAAGTGAAGTCTCCGGTCCCCGGATCGCCAATGTTCGGCTGTG AGCATGTACaactccttctcagcaagaaCCAAGAGGTCATGAACAGCTCGATCACGCACTACAAGTTGATCCTCCGTAACATCTTCGATGCGACCCCCATCGTCCCCCAAACCTCAACACAAGAGGGCCGACCCGTTACAACCCTTACCTCGAACTACCTCTGCCTACAATGTCCCATGACCGTGTCCGAGGAAGATCGGTTGAAACATGGAACCAAGAAACAACACCGCTTCT ATGTTGACTCTCGGAGCGGTTGCCTGTACTGTCAGATGTGCGACGATTTTGTCTGGGACCCGACTCTCGAGGAGCTTCGAGTGAGAAAGATAGGGACTGGCTCTTTTTCTG GTCGCAAGAGAAAGCACAATGAGCTCTTCTCAGACTCTATGAAGGATGACCCTCGGTATATTACTAACAATACTACAACCGCCTCCTGTCGTGCAAACGGCCTGCGCGGCATCTACAACGCTGGTGCGACCTGCTATCAGAACGTTGTTCTCCAAAGCTTCTTGCACAACCCATTACTCAGGAACTTTTACCTAAGCGATGGTCACCAGAGCAATGATTGCCAGGTCTCTCACTGCCTGAGCTGTGCAATGGACGACATGTTCCAAGACTTTTACGCCCTAGAGAACACCAACGGTTATACTGCTGCCAATATCTTGTCAGGTTTCTGGATctccgagaagaaggcattcGAGAATCTTGTTACCaccaaagaacaagacgcTCATGAGTTCTTCCAGTTCTTagctgaagagcttcatgaaCGGAACGGTGATGGCAAGAAGCCGGAAATCGGCAGCGAACATAGCTGCAATTGTATCATGCATCAGACATTCTACGGCAAGATGCAGACTACGACGACATGCCAGAATTGCTCAGGCCAGAGTAATTCCATCCAGTCGTTCCTTGATCTAAGTCTAGGTCTCGAAAATGTtgtccagaagaagagcaagaggaCTGGTCAGAAGAAGCCCTCTCTAACCTTGCAGGATTGCTTAGACGAAGAATACATCAAGTATGACAAGTGCGAGTATCGGTGCAACAACTGCAACGGGACTCAACAAGCCAAACGACATACCAGCATTAAGCGGCTGCCAAACGTTCTGTCGATACAGCTTAAGGTGAGTGTAGTCGGTGGCTTGTGA
- a CDS encoding ubiquitin carboxyl-terminal hydrolase 22/27/51 (At least one base has a quality score < 10), producing MSDDDTRSLEHQVKSPVPGSPMFGCEHVQLLLSKNQEVMNSSITHYKLILRNIFDATPIVPQTSTQEGRPVTTLTSNYLCLQCPMTVSEEDRLKHGTKKQHRFYVDSRSGCLYCQMCDDFVWDPTLEELRVRKIGTGSFSGRKRKHNELFSDSMKDDPRYITNNTTTASCRANGLRGIYNAGATCYQNVVLQSFLHNPLLRNFYLSDGHQSNDCQVSHCLSCAMDDMFQDFYALENTNGYTAANILSGFWISEKKAFENLVTTKEQDAHEFFQFLAEELHERNGDGKKPEIGSEHSCNCIMHQTFYGKMQTTTTCQNCSGQSNSIQSFLDLSLGLENVVQKKSKRTGQKKPSLTLQDCLDEEYIKYDKCEYRCNNCNGTQQAKRHTSIKRLPNVLSIQLKRFEYRHGRHDRAASKVDNEVKFPLQLNMLPYTNRVRNHESRESLELERSCTYDLLSVVVHVGEIDTGHYTSYCRVGDQWFKFNDHKVELANLSDVLGAQAYLLFYIIRSLA from the exons ATGTCTGACGACGACACCCGCTCACTAGAACATCAAGTGAAGTCTCCGGTCCCCGGATCGCCAATGTTCGGCTGTG AGCATGTACaactccttctcagcaagaaCCAAGAGGTCATGAACAGCTCGATCACGCACTACAAGTTGATCCTCCGTAACATCTTCGATGCGACCCCCATCGTCCCCCAAACCTCAACACAAGAGGGCCGACCCGTTACAACCCTTACCTCGAACTACCTCTGCCTACAATGTCCCATGACCGTGTCCGAGGAAGATCGGTTGAAACATGGAACCAAGAAACAACACCGCTTCT ATGTTGACTCTCGGAGCGGTTGCCTGTACTGTCAGATGTGCGACGATTTTGTCTGGGACCCGACTCTCGAGGAGCTTCGAGTGAGAAAGATAGGGACTGGCTCTTTTTCTG GTCGCAAGAGAAAGCACAATGAGCTCTTCTCAGACTCTATGAAGGATGACCCTCGGTATATTACTAACAATACTACAACCGCCTCCTGTCGTGCAAACGGCCTGCGCGGCATCTACAACGCTGGTGCGACCTGCTATCAGAACGTTGTTCTCCAAAGCTTCTTGCACAACCCATTACTCAGGAACTTTTACCTAAGCGATGGTCACCAGAGCAATGATTGCCAGGTCTCTCACTGCCTGAGCTGTGCAATGGACGACATGTTCCAAGACTTTTACGCCCTAGAGAACACCAACGGTTATACTGCTGCCAATATCTTGTCAGGTTTCTGGATctccgagaagaaggcattcGAGAATCTTGTTACCaccaaagaacaagacgcTCATGAGTTCTTCCAGTTCTTagctgaagagcttcatgaaCGGAACGGTGATGGCAAGAAGCCGGAAATCGGCAGCGAACATAGCTGCAATTGTATCATGCATCAGACATTCTACGGCAAGATGCAGACTACGACGACATGCCAGAATTGCTCAGGCCAGAGTAATTCCATCCAGTCGTTCCTTGATCTAAGTCTAGGTCTCGAAAATGTtgtccagaagaagagcaagaggaCTGGTCAGAAGAAGCCCTCTCTAACCTTGCAGGATTGCTTAGACGAAGAATACATCAAGTATGACAAGTGCGAGTATCGGTGCAACAACTGCAACGGGACTCAACAAGCCAAACGACATACCAGCATTAAGCGGCTGCCAAACGTTCTGTCGATACAGCTTAAG CGCTTTGAGTACAGACATGGCCGCCACGATCGTGCCGCGTCAAAAGTCGACAATGAAGTCAAATTCCCTCTTCAGCTCAACATGTTACCGTATACCAACCGTGTTCGCAACCACGAGAGTCGAgagagccttgagctggagCGATCATGCACCTATGACCTCCTTAGTGTTGTGGTTCATGTGGGTGAGATCGACACTGGCCATTATACATCATATTGTCGGGTCGGCGACCAG TGGTTCAAGTTTAATGATCACAAAGTCGAGTTGGCGAACTTGTCTGACGTCCTTGGGGCGCAGGCCTATCTCCTTTTCTACATCATTCGCTCACTGGCCTAG
- a CDS encoding NADH-ubiquinone oxidoreductase 40 kDa subunit, mitochondrial translates to MASPLFAARAARKAAFNIAGKRYLSDISITRTGKPIMRVEGGRSSLGGHTVTVFGATGQLGRYIVNRLARQGCTVVIPYREEMSKRHLKVTGDLGRVVFIEHDLRNTPSIEASVRHSDAVFNLIGRDYPTKNFSLEDVHVEGTERIVEAVCKYDVDRYIHVSSHSANSQSVSEFYRTKGRAEEVARQLFPETTIVRPAPIFGFEDNLLLKLAGVTNLFTSNNMQEKFYPVHSIDVGAALEKIFYDDTTAGQTFELYGPKKYSMEEISVMVDKEIYKQRRHINVPKAILKPVAEILNKFLWWHTLSADEVEREYLDQVIDPEAKTFKDLGIEPGDIINFTYHYLQGFRSQNFYDLPPATEKEKREEKKYIHVLDEL, encoded by the exons ATGGCTTCGCCTCTATTTGCTGCGCGGGCGGCCCGCAAGGCTGCCTTCAATATCGCCGGCAAGCGATACCTATCCGATATTTCCATTACTCGAACTGGCAAGCCTATCATGCGTGTTGAGGGAGGCCG TTCATCCCTCGGAG GCCATACTGTTACCGTATTTGGCGCAACCGGCCAACTAGGGCGATACATTGTCAACCGACTGG CCCGTCAGGGATGCACTGTCGTTATTCCCTACCGCGAGGAGATGTCCAAGCGTCATCTTAAGGTCACTGGAGATCTTGGCCGTGTTGTCTTCATT GAGCACGACCTTCGAAACACCCCTTCGATCGAGGCGAGCGTCCGACATTCCGATGCCGTTTTCAACTTGATTGGCCGCGACTATCCTACCAA GAACTTCTCTTTGGAGGATGTGCACGTTGAGGGAACTGAGCGAATTGTCGAGGCTGTTTGCAAATACGATGTCGACCGATATATCCACGTTTCCTCCCACAGTGCCAACTCTCAGTCCGTCTCCGAGTTCTACCGAACAAAG GGTCGAGCTGAGGAGGTTGCCCGACAACTTTTCCCTGAGACCACTATTGTCCGACCTGCGCCCATCTTTGGTTTCGAGGACAAcctgctgctgaagcttgctGGTGTCACCAACCTCTTCACTTCCAACAACATGCAGGAGAAGTTCTACCCCGTCCAC TCTATCGACGTTggtgctgctcttgagaagatcttcTATGACGACACAACTGCTGGCCAGACTTTTGAGCTTTACGGACCCAAGAAGTACAGCATGGAGGAGATTTCCGTAATGGTTGACAAGGAGATTTACAAGCAGCGACGACACATCAACGTGCCCAAGGCCATCCTTAAGCCTGTTGCTGAGATCCTAAACAAGTTCCTCTGGTGGCATACTTTGTCAGCCGATGAGGTTGAGCGTGAGTACCTGGATCAGGTCATTGACCCTGAGGCCAAGACCTTTAAGGATCTTGGTATTGAGCCTGGTGACATTATCAACTTCACCTACCACTACCTG CAAGGATTCCGAAGTCAAAACTTCTACGATCTCCCCCCTGCGacagagaaggagaagagggaagagaagaagtacaTCCATGTCTTGGATGAGCTGTAA
- a CDS encoding 26S proteasome regulatory subunit N9 translates to MSNETISDFLAEQRDEAPEELQPLILDFENFWERKLWHQLTDALVEFFSHPESAPQRLPFYRVFILKFADKINQLKLVDLALKAATECEEDEQRLSFLQSVAKKVNNENSQDAYVYALVAVAQAKLDLEELDAARKDLDTAERILDSFDSVENVVHAAFYDANAIYYQRKMDFSNYYRTALLYLACIDLNAMTPEERHKRAYHLSIAALVSTSIYNFGELLLHPILDVLAKSEHAWMRDLLFAFNRGDLDAYDQLSDRVESNKLLKNNATHLRQKIYLSALTEAVFRRPPHDRTLTFATIAQETKVRPEEIEHLIMKALSLGLLRGTIDQVDGVAQITWVQPKVLDMKQIAAMRQRLLDWDSSVNQLGNWIESAGKDVWAA, encoded by the exons atgagcaACGAGACCATTTCCGACTTTCTTGCCGAGCAGCGCGATGAAGCTCCCGAGGAACTCCAGcctctcattctcgactttgagaactTCTGGGAGCGCAAGCTTTGGCACCAGCTCACTGACGCCctcgtcgagttcttcagcCACCCTGAGAGCGCCCCTCAACGACTACCATTCTACAGAGTCTTTATTCTCAAGTTTGCCGACAAGATCAACCAGTTGAAGCTTGTGGACCTAGCATTGAAAGCAGCAACAGAGTGTGAAG AAGACGAGCAGCGCCTTTCTTTCCTGCAATCAGTCGCCAAGAAGGTTAATAACGAGAACTCCCAGGATGCTTATGTCTATGCTTTGGTTGCTGTCGCCCAAGCAAAgctggacttggaggagCTAGATGCTGCGCGAAAGGACCTGGATACGGCCGAGCGGATATTGGATTCTTTCGACTCTGTAGAGAATGTGGTCCATGCTGCTTTCTATGATGCAAATGCCATCTACTACCAG CGTAAGATGGACTTCTCTAACTACTACCGCACTGCTCTCCTCTACCTTGCCTGCATTGACCTTAACGCAATGACACCTGAGGAGCGACACAAAAGAGCCTACCACCTCAGCATTGCTGCCCTTGTTTCAACAAGCATCTACAACTTCGGAGAGCTCCTGCTCCACCCCATCCTTGACGTCCTCGCCAAGAGCGAGCATGCTTGGATGCGTGATCTGCTATTTGCCTTTAACCGTGGAGATCTTGACGCTTATGACCAGCTTTCTGATCGCGTTGAGTCCAACAAGCTTCTTAAGAACAACGCCACGCACCTTCGACAAAAGATCTACCTTTCCGCATTGACTGAGGCTGTCTTCCGCCGTCCTCCCCACGACCGCACCCTCACCTTTGCCACTATCGCTCAGGAGACCAAGGTTCGACCCGAAGAGatcgagcatctcatcatgaaggCTCTCAGCCTAGGTCTGTTGCGCGGAACTATTGACCAAGTGGACGGCGTTGCTCAAATTACCTGGGTTCAGCCCAAGGTGCTCGACATGAAGCAAATCGCCGCGATGCGCCAGCGACTGCTTGACTGGGACTCAAGCGTCAACCAACTCGGCAACTGGATCGAGTCGGCTGGAAAGGATGTGTGGGCTGCGTAG
- a CDS encoding 26S proteasome regulatory subunit N9 — MSNETISDFLAEQRDEAPEELQPLILDFENFWERKLWHQLTDALVEFFSHPESAPQRLPFYRVFILKFADKINQLKLVDLALKAATECEDEQRLSFLQSVAKKVNNENSQDAYVYALVAVAQAKLDLEELDAARKDLDTAERILDSFDSVENVVHAAFYDANAIYYQRKMDFSNYYRTALLYLACIDLNAMTPEERHKRAYHLSIAALVSTSIYNFGELLLHPILDVLAKSEHAWMRDLLFAFNRGDLDAYDQLSDRVESNKLLKNNATHLRQKIYLSALTEAVFRRPPHDRTLTFATIAQETKVRPEEIEHLIMKALSLGLLRGTIDQVDGVAQITWVQPKVLDMKQIAAMRQRLLDWDSSVNQLGNWIESAGKDVWAA, encoded by the exons atgagcaACGAGACCATTTCCGACTTTCTTGCCGAGCAGCGCGATGAAGCTCCCGAGGAACTCCAGcctctcattctcgactttgagaactTCTGGGAGCGCAAGCTTTGGCACCAGCTCACTGACGCCctcgtcgagttcttcagcCACCCTGAGAGCGCCCCTCAACGACTACCATTCTACAGAGTCTTTATTCTCAAGTTTGCCGACAAGATCAACCAGTTGAAGCTTGTGGACCTAGCATTGAAAGCAGCAACAGAGTGTGAAG ACGAGCAGCGCCTTTCTTTCCTGCAATCAGTCGCCAAGAAGGTTAATAACGAGAACTCCCAGGATGCTTATGTCTATGCTTTGGTTGCTGTCGCCCAAGCAAAgctggacttggaggagCTAGATGCTGCGCGAAAGGACCTGGATACGGCCGAGCGGATATTGGATTCTTTCGACTCTGTAGAGAATGTGGTCCATGCTGCTTTCTATGATGCAAATGCCATCTACTACCAG CGTAAGATGGACTTCTCTAACTACTACCGCACTGCTCTCCTCTACCTTGCCTGCATTGACCTTAACGCAATGACACCTGAGGAGCGACACAAAAGAGCCTACCACCTCAGCATTGCTGCCCTTGTTTCAACAAGCATCTACAACTTCGGAGAGCTCCTGCTCCACCCCATCCTTGACGTCCTCGCCAAGAGCGAGCATGCTTGGATGCGTGATCTGCTATTTGCCTTTAACCGTGGAGATCTTGACGCTTATGACCAGCTTTCTGATCGCGTTGAGTCCAACAAGCTTCTTAAGAACAACGCCACGCACCTTCGACAAAAGATCTACCTTTCCGCATTGACTGAGGCTGTCTTCCGCCGTCCTCCCCACGACCGCACCCTCACCTTTGCCACTATCGCTCAGGAGACCAAGGTTCGACCCGAAGAGatcgagcatctcatcatgaaggCTCTCAGCCTAGGTCTGTTGCGCGGAACTATTGACCAAGTGGACGGCGTTGCTCAAATTACCTGGGTTCAGCCCAAGGTGCTCGACATGAAGCAAATCGCCGCGATGCGCCAGCGACTGCTTGACTGGGACTCAAGCGTCAACCAACTCGGCAACTGGATCGAGTCGGCTGGAAAGGATGTGTGGGCTGCGTAG
- a CDS encoding glycosylphosphatidylinositol transamidase has product MSRLLSSALSLRRDPRILKLPPYLSFLCIAIGVIWLFLLPLNEYSRRTYISENALLPGQVHTYFGGSEQNIFRAYRHEVDDVVDKNNYEINDRLDKILTGVGLKVGRQNYTYHSAGHGYSGQNLYAILQAPRGDATEAIVLVAAWKNVEEQLNRNGVSLALTLVRYFKRWSLWSKDIILVVPPDSKTGTQAWVDAYHDAHNPDLVAPLPLKSGALQGALAIDYPQEQSFKSVHVIYDGPNGQLPNLDLINSIVNIAGGQMGIGTSIQKMTEHKGTYPDRLQTMLRGMLNQGLGYAAGAHSSFIPYHVDAVTLQPYGEGWHDEMAMGRLVEGSFRSLNNLLEHLHQSFFFYLLMQTDRFVSIGTYLPSAMLIAANFTIMAISLWVKSGQSPATQKPKEKTSTTSVEATQAGRDLFVPLGVVAVCQGLAAVPLYIFNHLPAGLLSPAFAAFSVISAIMPFAISRLLTLVTKPTMQHFQLTKSFSLLVLGMCLSTLATLNFSLAFLIGVLSSPLSFVQPVKNPGLRWSLAGLLNVVSPPTVLYAAAQIWDISIADLLKEASFGWNVWGMYTPVVVWCLWWPAWLVGMVNVFGEVTA; this is encoded by the exons ATGTCGCGACTACTCT CTTCAGCGCTGTCGCTGCGTCGCGATCCTCGTATTCTAAAGCTCCCCCCTTACTTGTCCTTCCTCTGCATCGCGATCGGTGTAATCTGGCTCTTTCTTCTGCCATTAAACGAATATTCGCGTCGAACATACATATCAGAGAATGCCCTGTTGCCAGGTCAAGTGCATACATATTTTGGAGGAAGCGAACAAAACATCTTCCGCGCTTACCGAcatgaggttgacgatgTAGTCGACAAGAACAACTATGA GATCAACGACAGGCTCGACAAGATTCTCACGGGTGTTGGATTAAAGGTTGGGCGTCAAAATTACACCTACCACTCAGCTGGCCATGGGTACTCGGGACAGAACCTCTACGCAATCCTGCAAGCTCCCCGTGGCGATGCCACTGAGGCAATTGTGTTGGTTGCTGCATGGAAGAACGTTGAAGAGCAGCTCAACCGCAACGGCGTATCTCTGGCATTGACTTTGGTCCGTTACTTTAAAC GCTGGTCACTCTGGTCCAAGGACATCATTCTTGTTGTTCCTCCCGATAGCAAGACAGGCACGCAAGCTTGGGTTGACGCATACCATGATGCTCATAACCCTGATCTTGTGGCTCCTTTGCCTCTAAAGTCCGGTGCTCTTCAGGGTGCCCTTGCTATCGACTACCCCCAAGAACAAAGCTTCAAGTCTGTTCATGTGATTTACGATGGCCCTAATGGTCAGCTTCCTAATCTTGATCTTATCAACTCAATCGTCAACATTGCTGGTGGCCAGATGGGTATTGGCACTTCTATTCAGAAGATGACAGAGCACAAGGGTACCTACCCTGATCGTTTACAAACCATGCTGCGTGGTATGCTCAACCAAGGTCTCGGATATGCAGCTGGTGCTCacagcagcttcatcccATATCACGTTGATGCCGTGACACTTCAGCCTTACGGTGAAGGATggcatgatgagatggccaTGGGACGCCTGGTTGAGGGGTCGTTCCGAAGTCTGAATAATTTGCTTGAGCATCTGCACCAgagtttcttcttttatctTCTGATGCAGACCGATCGCTTCGTCAGTATCGGTACTTATCTTCCCAGTGCTATGTTGATTGCTGCCAACTTTACCATCATGGCTATCTCACTCTGGGTGAAGAGCGGTCAATCACCCGCGACGCAAAAGCCTAAGGAGAAGACATCTACCACATCTGTCGAAGCAACACAAGCCGGACGGGATCTGTTTGTTCCGCTCggtgttgttgctgtctgCCAGGGTCTCGCAGCTGTACCTCTGTACATATTCAACCACCTTCCCGCTGGC TTACTCTCACCCGCCTTCGCTGCATTTTCTGTCATCTCGGCTATCATGCCCTTCGCGATCTCCCGTCTCCTAACGCTTGTCACCAAGCCCACGATGCAGCACTTCCAACTCACCAagtctttctctcttctcgttcttggcaTGTGCCTTTCTACTCTTGCAactctcaacttctctctTGCTTTTCTCATCGGCGTACTCTCAAGCCCTCTCAGCTTTGTACAGCCGGTCAAGAACCCAGGCCTTCGCTGGTCTCTAGCAGGTCTCCTCAATGTCGTGTCACCACCTACAGTGTTGTACGCAGCGGCCCAGATCTGGGACATCAGTATTGCGGACCTGCTGAAGGAGGCCAGCTTCGGCTGGAACGTCTGGGGCATGTATACGCCCGTTGTAGTATGGTGCCTTTGGTGGCCAGCCTGGCTCGTAGGCATGGTCAATGTCTTCGGGGAGGTTACTGCTTGA
- a CDS encoding rhomboid protein 2 → MRPRLQNFNALRARSYLTRLPLFTRLIIVAIVALAIASLQSVWNLREWGALIPEEISITNAYRLSTFPLIHLNIIHAVLNLAALTPLMERFENEHGTLTSLALFFGPLTSIPAVMYVLIERYVLHVNHGVLGASMWVFTLLAMESIQTYKTNPHFVVGTVHIPTWTTPLIMCMVVRALVPGTSLLGHLCGIAIGYVAGFGYAKLLAPPEWGLRWVENRLNLLKILPHYVSIDKTTYGRFGVLPTTNRPGPSGSAATELVGTTQRLGP, encoded by the exons ATGCGACCCCGTCTCCAGAACTTCAACGCTTTACGAGCCCGATCATATCTAACACGGCTGCCGCTCTTCACACGACTCATAATCGTCGCTATTGTTGCTCTCGCAATCGCATCCCTACAATCAGTATGGAACTTGCGAGAATGGGGCGCCCTCATCCCTGAAGAGATTAGCATTACAAATG CATATCGATTATCGACATTCCCGTTAATACATCTTAACATTATCCATGCTGTCCTTAACCTCGCGGCGCTTACTCCTTTAATGGAGCGTTTCGAGAACGAACATGGCACCTTAACATCCCTTGCTCTGTTCTTTGGAC ccttgacatcgataCCGGCTGTCATGTACGTTTTGATCGAGCGATATGTGCTCCACGTAAACCATGGCGTTCTGGGAGCGAG CATGTGGGTATTTACTCTACTGGCGATGGAGTCTATTCAAACCTACAAAACCAACCCTCATTTCGTCGTCGGTACTGTCCATATTCCAACGTGGACTACCCCCTTAATCATGTGTATGGTTGTGAGGGCATTGGTACCTGGTACTAGTCTTCTTGGCCACCTATGTGGAATTGCAATTGGATACGTTG CTGGCTTCGGGTATGCTAAGCTGCTCGCCCCCCCTGAATGGGGTCTTCGATGGGTCGAGAATCGActcaacctcctcaagatcctccctCACTATGtcagcatcgacaagacAACATATGGCCGATTTGGTGTGTTGCCCACGACCAACCGCCCTGGTCCCAGTGGCAGCGCAGCGACGGAGCTAGTTGGCACAACCCAGCGTCTCGGACCTTGA